A genomic region of Gossypium hirsutum isolate 1008001.06 chromosome D01, Gossypium_hirsutum_v2.1, whole genome shotgun sequence contains the following coding sequences:
- the LOC107940013 gene encoding uncharacterized protein, with translation MRSFLDWVSCWSTTPQVSIREEVETPPSKEETNSLMPLDTEDLRKKKIRVRTGTSPQWKPTLRVITEDNVMAKKTPSEATKTTVDKVGKRKTTGGSRSKVHVRSYNNDTGRKSVPVVLPALSPTPFMF, from the exons ATGAGATCTTTCTTGGACTGGGTTTCATGTTGGAGTACCACTCCTCAAGTGTCCATCAGGGAGGAGGTGGAGACGCCTCCAAGTAAGGAGGAGACAAACTCCTTGATGCCTTTAGATACGGAAGATCTGAGGAAGAAGAAGATTAGGGTAAGGACAGGGACGAGTCCGCAGTGGAAGCCTACGTTGCGGGTGATAACGGAGGATAACGTCATGGCGAAGAAAACGCCGTCGGAAGCGACGAAAACGACGGTAGATAAGGTGGGGAAGAGGAAGACCACCGGTGGTTCACGTTCTAAAGTTCATGTTCGAAGCTATAACAATGACACGGG GCGAAAATCGGTGCCAGTGGTCCTACCTGCGCTTTCCCCTACACCTTTCATGTTCtaa
- the LOC107940012 gene encoding organic cation/carnitine transporter 4, giving the protein MANSPGSNPISHGSSLGAPLLIPSKEPGWDSGPGSEPQKVCIDDMLQNYCGEFGYWQLKHFVLTSLAWALEAFHTMVMIFADRDPGWRCVGGLGCDEKESNVCGLEPGSWEWEGGPGSSTVAQWGLVCGQKYKVGLVQALFFGGCMIGAGVFGHLSDSKLGRKGSLTAVCILNAMFGCLTSLAPDYSTYLLLRFVTGFSTGGVGLCSFVLATEPVGPTKRGVAGMSTFYFFSTGIALLSGIAYIFPSWRALYVASSIPSILFLVLVVPFISESPRWYLVRGKMNEAMKIMRTIANANGHHLPDGVSLALDDEANDASNGNQIWKAATVEKEAISGSIVDVIRSPITRIRLFLAVGINFTCSVVYYGLSLNVVNLETNLYLTVLLNAVAEMPAFTITAVLLDKFGRKPLAIGTQWFSAIFCFMGSLTGNVGISKVIRMCCGLLGIFGMAGTYNLLFIYTAELFPTVVRNAALGSATQAAQMGAILAPFVVILGGGFPFLVFGVCGLIGGMLASYLPETLNKPLYDTMTGLEEGELA; this is encoded by the exons ATGGCTAACTCGCCAGGATCAAATCCCATTAGCCATGGTTCCTCATTAGGAGCACCCTTGCTCATCCCATCAAAAGAACCCGGATGGGATTCCGGGCCTGGATCCGAACCCCAGAAGGTTTGCATAGACGACATGTTGCAAAACTACTGCGGAGAATTTGGGTACTGGCAGCTGAAACACTTTGTTTTAACGAGCCTGGCATGGGCCCTGGAAGCTTTCCATACTATGGTCATGATATTTGCAGACAGGGATCCTGGGTGGCGGTGTGTTGGAGGGTTAGGGTGTGATGAGAAGGAGAGCAATGTTTGTGGGTTGGAACCAGGGTCCTGGGAATGGGAGGGTGGTCCGGGGAGCTCCACGGTGGCTCAGTGGGGATTGGTTTGTGGACAGAAGTATAAGGTTGGACTTGTGCAAGCCTTGTTTTTTGGCGGCTGCATGATTG GTGCAGGGGTTTTTGGTCATTTATCAGATTCAAAACTGGGAAGGAAAGGTTCCTTAACCGCGGTCTGCATCTTAAATGCCATGTTTGGTTGCCTTACATCATTAGCCCCTGACTACTCTACCTATCTCCTACTCCGCTTCGTAACGGGATTCAGCACCGGAGGTGTCGGCCTCTGTTCCTTCGTCCTGGCCACTGAACCTGTTGGTCCAACGAAACGTGGTGTTGCTGGAATGTCGACGTTCTATTTCTTTTCGACTGGAATCGCATTGCTCTCGGGCATAGCGTACATTTTTCCTTCATGGCGTGCGCTGTATGTTGCCTCGTCTATCCCCTCTATCCTTTTCCTTGTCCTGGTGGTCCCTTTCATCTCTGAATCCCCACGTTGGTATCTTGTTCGTGGGAAAATGAACGAGGCCATGAAAATAATGCGCACCATAGCTAATGCCAACGGACATCACCTTCCTGATGGGGTCAGCCTTGCACTAGATGATGAAGCTAATGATGCTTCAAATGGTAATCAAATTTGGAAAGCAGCAACAGTTGAAAAAGAAGCAATCAGTGGTTCCATTGTAGATGTAATCCGATCACCAATCACTCGAATTCGACTATTCCTAGCAGTGGGAATCAACTTCACCTGCTCCGTCGTGTACTATGGTCTTAGCTTAAATGTCGTCAACCTCGAGACAAACCTTTACCTCACTGTCCTACTTAACGCGGTAGCTGAAATGCCAGCATTCACCATAACAGCAGTTCTGTTGGACAAATTTGGAAGGAAGCCATTGGCAATTGGGACACAATGGTTTAGTGCAATCTTCTGCTTCATGGGGAGCCTTACGGGCAATGTAGGAATATCCAAAGTAATAAGAATGTGTTGTGGGCTTCTGGGGATATTCGGCATGGCTGGGACTTACAATTTGTTGTTTATCTACACAGCAGAGCTCTTCCCTACAGTGGTGAGAAATGCAGCACTTGGATCTGCAACTCAAGCAGCCCAAATGGGAGCTATATTGGCACCATTTGTGGTGATTTTGGGTGGTGGTTTTCCATTTCTGGTGTTTGGGGTATGTGGATTGATTGGAGGAATGCTTGCATCTTACTTACCAGAGACATTAAACAAGCCATTGTATGACACAATGACAGGATTGGAAGAGGGAGAACTTGCTTGA